The stretch of DNA GCTCGGTGGAGGAGGCGGTAGCGCGCATGGGGGCCCGGGGCGGGACACGCTACCTCCCGGACCCGTCGGCACACCGGGTCTACGGTGCCCTGTATACGGACTACGTCGAACTGGCGCGCCACTTCGGGGAGGGAGGGACCGACCTCATGAAACGGCTCCGAGCACGCCGGGGGGCTTCTCGTCGTGCCGAGCCGGAGACTCGAGAAGGGAGGTGACCTAGGGATGGAGGTTGGAGTCAGCCGTCGGGAGTTCCTGAGGATGGCGGTGGGGGCTGCGCTATCCGCCTGTGCGGGGTTCGGCCGACCCGCTTGGGCGCAGAAGCGGCCTGTGGTCCTGGACTTTTACACGCTGTTCCATAGCGGCGACGCCGCGGCGATGGAGATGATCGTGCGGAAGTTCAACGCGGAGCACCGGGACGTCCAGATCAACCTGCTACAGGGCCAGTGGGCGGAGTACTACGCACAGCTCTTCGCCGCCGTGGGGGCCGGGAACGCGCCCCACATCGGCATCTGCCACACGAGCCGGGTGATGGACGTCTACCGGGCCCTGACGCCGCTGGAGGAGTCTCGGGCGGGCAACCTGCTGGAGATGGCCCGGATCCGTGGCTCCGAGTACACGCGGAGTGTGTGGGACGCGGGCGTTTACCAGGGGAAGCGGTACCTGGTCCCCCTGGACTCCCACATGTGGGGGCTGTGGTACAACAAAGATCTGTTCCGGCAGGCAGGCTTGGATCCCGATCGGCCGCCCGAAACCCGGGAGGAGTTCGAGCGGGCATGCGAGGCCATCCGCAGCCGGACCGGGCGCATGGCCTTCCACCCGTGCGAGGACGCGCTGCCCCGGAAGGTCCGGCGGGCGTGGGAGATCCTCTTCTGGGGGCAGGGGGGCGAGTTGCTGACGCCCGACGGCCGGCGGGCGGCGTTCAACGACGAGCGGGGGCTGCGGGCCCTGGACTACCTGGTCGCCCTCAGCCGGCGCGGCTGGCACCAGCCGGGCACGGACG from Armatimonadota bacterium encodes:
- a CDS encoding ABC transporter substrate-binding protein, with translation MEVGVSRREFLRMAVGAALSACAGFGRPAWAQKRPVVLDFYTLFHSGDAAAMEMIVRKFNAEHRDVQINLLQGQWAEYYAQLFAAVGAGNAPHIGICHTSRVMDVYRALTPLEESRAGNLLEMARIRGSEYTRSVWDAGVYQGKRYLVPLDSHMWGLWYNKDLFRQAGLDPDRPPETREEFERACEAIRSRTGRMAFHPCEDALPRKVRRAWEILFWGQGGELLTPDGRRAAFNDERGLRALDYLVALSRRGWHQPGTDGFKLFAAGQVGMLLAGNWYLPTAKGSGVNFGFHYVPKFFDRPVTWGDSHNLVIPRQRPERTSNEVLVEAIRTIKWINENSHLWGIHGGHIPAYLPAQRSRELLESDSWRLALRKFSEMANRGWVHYPVIHPKAPQIHAAIEPAVQEAYNLRMSPREALARAEAEVNRVLAS